In the genome of Aedes aegypti strain LVP_AGWG chromosome 2, AaegL5.0 Primary Assembly, whole genome shotgun sequence, the window GTTAGGTGAggagtcgtccataaaccacgtggacaTTTATGGGGGAAGGGGGGTCCTGGCCATTGACTAtgttccatatatttttttttgtatggactaATGACCACAAGGGGGAGAGGAGGGgtctgaaaattgaaaaaaaaaatgatcacgtGGTTAATGAACAGCCTTTGAAATAAAtcaacggagtacggtaaatttttacagtatttggaaaaaaatcaccaaaatcTGTAGAATTTcaacggaattacggtgttttattctACCGAACTGTTGAGCTGTTGAGATCTCGGTGAAATTCACTGAATTCCTGTAAAATGAGCTTAGTGTGAATATTTGCTGCTATCATCAATCATCTtgttcaaaatacataaaaagtaGACAAAACTTGACAACATACCTCTCGAATTGCCATACTAGCAATGTAAACTATCTTCATAACTGCAATCACGTGCACCAGTCCTTGATAGAAGAAAAACGCCACAAACTGGAACTTGTTGACATGTGTACTGGTAGCGCCATCTGTGAAAATCTTCTCCGAAATATAGTACAAATCAAAGACACTTATAAGAAACGAAATGGCCACCACTGTCAACATTTGTAGCGTAAAGTGATCCTCTATTGATTCACAAGCATCACACAGATCACTTTGTATACTAGCCAAATGATTGACGATCTCTGTAACGCTGACGGGAAACACCATCGTAACTGCGAAAGGTTTTTGAAACATTGGTACTTCAGCTATATGTTTGTCACTGTACCGGAGGAGTTGTTTCTGTACTGTTTTGATTCGCAGTTGTTCCAacattttgttcaacaaattaaaCCGATGTTTGCATTGATCCACTAGTGAAAAATATAGTATAATTATCATTGACATCATGACGAAGGGCAGAAGAAAGGTTATCCACGCTGCGAGGCACAATGAATATCCTGAGCTGAGAACAATTGTTGACGATGTGGCAGTATACGTTGCCAGGACCAAAAGTTGTAGAAGTACAATCGTGTAGTTACGAACTAAGCTTTTTTGATAGTCGATTTCGATGCCAATTTCGTTGAAGTGTTGGTCTGTTAGGGCTAACGAATAGAACGCCTCGATGAGTCTATGTCGTTGGAAAATGCTGTAGAAAAAGGTCATGACGAGGGCTCCAATTCCGGTGGCCGCCTGCAATATGTCACCAAGGTTGCTAATGTCGGATCGGATGAAGTATCCTGTCACGCTTTCACTCTTGTATATTGCAATCCCGTAGCACAGAATGAAGATCGTGGTGTGGATAAACGAATTTGCGTATCCAAAAGTACTGCACTGCAAAATCGTTTGATTATTTTGTTTCACTAATCTGAACGGAGTCATTCCACCGATAAAGGTAAGAGCGAGAACCGGACGCTGTGcttcaatgaaatttttgggtttgaTTAGATTCCGAAACCATGTAGAGACTGCCATTTTGGACGAGTAAAATCCGACTGATTCAGATGGCTGCTTCGAAGAGTTTGACACTCTATATAGAaggaatattatttaaatatgtaAGCAATGAATGATCTGACCTTGACATTGGAGATTATTATAGTAATTTTGTAGGTAGTTAGAAAGTGATAAGAATCTTCAGCTGCATATAACTAAGCAAACAAGCGTCATCAcatgaagtgaaaaaaaaatcacgcaaTCATATCTTGAACTGCCATAGGAATGAAGTGTAACCTTTTGAATAATTGATTAAGCATTCACTGCTAGTATCGTTCATTTACTGTTGATCGATGAGATACTTATCactgctgaaaaaaaatcataactgtcCACAGTTACACTGGTGTTTGGTGTTTCATGCCTATGAACGAACAGAGGGTTGCATATCAGAAGGCGGATTGTTTGTTGATAAGCTCGACACGATGAGTCGGTTGTAGGCATCGGAAAATGATTTGGTGGGTGGGATTGTTAGATCAGTGTGTTGGCAGTTCCTATAATATGTACATAAAATTGCAGAAGCACTGAGAGGATTCCAAGAAAGCGTTGATTACacgcagtggcgcaaccaaaacgaaggggggttttgggggtcaacaGCGCTGAAAAAACATTCTGTTCATTGAAAAACTTGAATACGTTTAGTAAGGAATAGAACAGAAGAAGAGTGTTTGAACTCTAGCCCGCTTGCGTATGTGCGTGCATTCAAATGAAGCTTGGATAAACTTTCGAACAAACTACGAAAAGTATTGATTTAAACCACAGACAAATTTGAACGATATCATAATATTGTAATCCCTTTTAAACatttatatttaaaaagttgaatataaGACAATATTGGTAAAGAACGAAATGTTCTTTGAAATCTgaaagttttttcaaacccaACAAAAGTATTTCGgaaaacttttgcaaaaaaattcaCGACGTTCAACAGATTTCCCTAGCATTTACAATTTACAATGTATGCACAGGGTGAACGAGCTTAAGTTTGCATAAGGTGCTACgtttttttctttaatgttaATGTGTTGTGGTTTTTTTtgctcggattttttttacacttgGTTTACTTTTCCAAAAAAACATTATCTTCAAGTTCACAAAACCCAACCTTCATATATTATGAAAATACCATATTTTCCCTGGCAGgttataaaaacttttgtctataagagCCTTTTCATGCACTTTTATTATCTTCTGAGGGACCCAAATACTCCATTCCtgacagattaaaaaaaatgtatataggCGCGGTCTTTCGCAATATTTTAATGGTAGAAACACCTATTGAGGCCtgtattcagaatttttatgAAAGAAAATAGGTGACCTCTGGAGACTAAGTTTTCCCATActaaattccatacaaaatttgaactgCTGGCGTCAAAATCTTGTATcaccaatcgagctgaaattttgtacagttgCTAAagaacctaaatgcaatccaaaaggAGCACAAGAGCGAGAATCTGAATTTTGATCACCTGCTAAACAAGCAAGAACTTTGATTTTGATAATCCTTACATTTGGTTAGGTACACAATGaatcattaaaataatcaaaacggccgctatggaaagcatagatagcgccaccggaACCTCGAACCTCATAAGAAaataagaatttctgaaggaatgtgCGTGAATAACGAGTGAACCTCTTAATCCTGCGTTTTAGTTTAAAAAAAGCTGTTTCTATTCGTTATCGTTACCGTAATATggagtgaagttgatcacttttgagcgattctgttctataattcctagtaggatgcatgtattcTC includes:
- the LOC5574306 gene encoding putative gustatory receptor 28a isoform X2, yielding MAVSTWFRNLIKPKNFIEAQRPVLALTFIGGMTPFRLVKQNNQTILQCSTFGYANSFIHTTIFILCYGIAIYKSESVTGYFIRSDISNLGDILQAATGIGALVMTFFYSIFQRHRLIEAFYSLALTDQHFNEIGIEIDYQKSLVRNYTIVLLQLLVLATYTATSSTIVLSSGYSLCLAAWITFLLPFVMMSMIIILYFSLVDQCKHRFNLLNKMLEQLRIKTVQKQLLRYSDKHIAEVPMFQKPFAVTMVFPVSVTEIVNHLASIQSDLCDACESIEDHFTLQMLTVVAISFLISVFDLYYISEKIFTDGATSTHVNKFQFVAFFFYQGLVHVIAVMKIVYIASMAIRENKQIAVNVHKLINVNNYDDELTKQLTNLSLQMTHRKVAFTAYGFFKLDFTLLFTLVGAATTYLVILVQFSLNQSQPCNQSMINYVTTPANTTLSP